A DNA window from Chryseobacterium sp. MEBOG06 contains the following coding sequences:
- a CDS encoding YHS domain-containing protein, whose amino-acid sequence MKSLIILGAMMSISFMSCAKETPQVKHKSHMNSSKENIKNVQVVNAEDPICHMKTAEFLKDTAVYKNKTYGFCSVYCKDEFKKNPEKYAQK is encoded by the coding sequence ATGAAATCTCTAATTATTTTGGGCGCTATGATGTCCATCTCATTCATGTCTTGTGCCAAAGAAACGCCTCAGGTAAAGCACAAAAGCCATATGAACTCTTCCAAAGAAAATATAAAAAATGTGCAGGTAGTCAACGCAGAAGATCCGATCTGTCATATGAAAACTGCGGAGTTTCTTAAAGATACTGCAGTCTATAAAAATAAAACGTATGGTTTTTGCAGTGTTTACTGTAAAGATGAATTTAAAAAAAATCCTGAAAAATATGCCCAAAAATAA
- a CDS encoding SCO family protein: MPKNNKANNKSKVIIPIAVIALLFLGIGVGMGYFKNNLYTVMKVPDFELTDQNSKKITNKDMLGKVYLVEFFFSKCPTICPVMNTNMKAIQNQVSDPNFGIISISIDPENDTPAALKEHAQRIGAKSPNWHFLTGDRTYIGNLAEQFNIYVGDKEDEGESLNHSGMIALVDQEGNIRCRYNKENMPILYYSGLNYDDPEGKSPRLNGKYHPDREILIEDIKKLLK, encoded by the coding sequence ATGCCCAAAAATAATAAAGCCAATAACAAGAGTAAAGTCATTATACCCATTGCTGTAATTGCTTTGCTTTTCCTGGGAATAGGAGTAGGGATGGGGTACTTTAAGAATAACCTTTATACGGTAATGAAAGTTCCTGATTTTGAACTCACTGATCAGAACAGTAAAAAGATTACCAACAAAGATATGCTGGGAAAAGTATATCTGGTAGAATTTTTCTTTAGCAAATGCCCTACGATATGTCCTGTAATGAATACCAATATGAAGGCCATTCAAAATCAGGTCAGCGATCCCAACTTTGGAATTATTTCCATAAGCATCGATCCGGAAAATGATACGCCCGCAGCTCTGAAAGAACATGCCCAAAGAATAGGAGCAAAGTCTCCCAACTGGCATTTTTTGACCGGAGACAGAACGTATATTGGTAATCTTGCTGAGCAATTTAATATCTATGTGGGAGATAAAGAAGATGAAGGAGAGAGCCTGAATCACAGCGGGATGATAGCACTGGTAGATCAGGAAGGAAATATCAGATGCCGGTATAATAAAGAGAATATGCCGATTCTGTATTACTCAGGATTGAATTATGATGATCCGGAAGGTAAAAGCCCGAGGTTAAATGGGAAATATCACCCGGACAGAGAAATTCTGATAGAAGATATTAAGAAATTACTGAAATAA
- a CDS encoding superoxide dismutase, with protein MKIMKIAALSAVFAAQFTLAQFKQTPLPYAYNALEGSIDAQTMEIHYSKHGAAYTANLNKAIAGTPQEKQTLVQILAETSKMTPAVRNNAGGHYNHELFWTMLTPEKNTQPSAKLAKAINDAFGSLDAFKEKMSKAGADRFGSGWAWLSVDKNGKLFVSSTPNQDNPMMDIVEEKGTPILGIDVWEHAYYLKYQNKRADYLSAIWNVLNWKEVSKRYDDALSKK; from the coding sequence ATGAAGATTATGAAAATAGCTGCTTTAAGTGCAGTTTTTGCCGCTCAGTTTACACTGGCACAATTCAAGCAGACCCCTCTGCCATATGCGTATAATGCGCTGGAAGGTTCTATCGATGCTCAGACGATGGAAATTCACTATTCAAAACATGGAGCTGCTTATACAGCTAATTTGAATAAGGCTATTGCAGGAACGCCACAGGAAAAACAGACTTTGGTTCAGATCCTGGCTGAAACTTCCAAGATGACTCCTGCGGTAAGAAATAATGCAGGTGGGCACTACAACCATGAGCTTTTCTGGACAATGCTTACACCGGAGAAAAATACACAGCCTTCAGCAAAATTAGCAAAAGCAATCAATGATGCTTTTGGAAGTCTGGATGCTTTCAAAGAAAAAATGAGTAAAGCCGGAGCAGACCGTTTCGGTTCAGGATGGGCGTGGCTTTCTGTAGATAAAAACGGAAAACTTTTCGTTTCTTCAACCCCTAACCAGGATAACCCTATGATGGATATCGTAGAAGAAAAAGGAACTCCTATCCTTGGAATTGACGTTTGGGAGCATGCTTATTACCTGAAATATCAGAATAAAAGAGCAGACTACCTTTCCGCAATCTGGAATGTGCTGAACTGGAAAGAAGTTAGCAAAAGATATGATGATGCTTTAAGCAAAAAGTAA
- a CDS encoding MbnP family protein — MKIYKFLSLFFIAFTLFTLSSCGNRDDDNSQDTTSGSLQIKFENGFNNLGDIILNQTVQTSSQGQKHNFSALKYVISNITLIDENGNEFKYNENNPDKGAFIVDQADAVAGIVYLNLDGVPKNNYKKIRFGLGISQKAYLLGQDGQAEFWTRAKQKGMSWSWAAGYVFVKLEGKYGSGSPSQEFMNHTGNMGNTVANGTPDLYREIILNLPTTARVTGQIRPSVHILADLNQFLSGDKALALTSANDMMMGSGQHLVDVTNNLTKMFKVDHVHND, encoded by the coding sequence ATGAAAATCTATAAATTTTTATCCTTATTCTTTATTGCTTTTACTTTATTTACCCTTTCATCTTGTGGAAACAGAGATGATGATAATTCGCAGGATACCACTTCCGGAAGCCTCCAGATCAAATTTGAAAACGGATTTAATAATTTAGGAGATATTATTTTAAACCAGACCGTACAGACCTCTTCTCAGGGACAGAAACATAACTTCTCAGCCTTAAAATATGTAATCAGCAATATTACGCTGATTGATGAGAACGGAAATGAATTTAAATACAATGAAAATAACCCTGATAAAGGGGCCTTTATCGTAGATCAGGCTGATGCAGTGGCCGGTATTGTATACCTTAACCTTGATGGTGTTCCGAAAAATAATTATAAGAAAATAAGATTTGGTTTGGGTATCAGCCAGAAAGCTTACCTGCTGGGACAGGACGGGCAGGCTGAATTCTGGACCAGAGCTAAGCAGAAAGGAATGTCGTGGTCATGGGCTGCAGGATATGTTTTCGTAAAGCTGGAAGGGAAATATGGTTCCGGTTCTCCTTCACAGGAATTCATGAACCATACAGGAAATATGGGAAATACAGTGGCAAATGGTACTCCGGATCTTTACCGCGAAATTATCCTTAATCTTCCTACAACTGCAAGAGTAACCGGGCAGATCAGACCTTCTGTTCATATTCTGGCAGACCTGAATCAGTTTTTAAGCGGAGATAAGGCTCTTGCACTCACATCAGCTAATGATATGATGATGGGATCCGGCCAGCATCTTGTAGATGTGACGAACAACCTTACCAAAATGTTTAAAGTAGATCACGTTCACAATGATTAA
- a CDS encoding cytochrome-c peroxidase, whose amino-acid sequence MINFLIKTVLVVVIFLLSCISCSDEVMQPLEKDEAYNLQFPGYFPEMTFDKSANPATKNGVELGRKLFYEGRLSRNNTISCGFCHIQENAFTHHGHTVSHGVDDRIGIRNAPPIQNMAFLKRYMWDGVIHNLNEQPISPITDVNEMDSSIPEAISKIKGDQKYKNLFKAAYGDETITGERILKALSQFMASLISADSKYDRFRQGREQLTSEESQGMALFSQKCASCHSGELFTDESFRNTGMYYNTEFKDAGRYRVTLDQVDWMKFRVPSLRNVEYTAPYMHDGRFYTLDAVLNFYSDQVEDNTNLDPQLKKNGHIGIAMNSQEKQRIVTFLKTLSDKNFISNPKFAE is encoded by the coding sequence ATGATTAATTTTTTGATAAAGACTGTATTGGTTGTAGTGATCTTTCTTTTAAGCTGTATCTCCTGTTCCGATGAGGTAATGCAGCCTTTGGAAAAAGATGAAGCCTATAATCTGCAGTTTCCTGGATATTTCCCTGAAATGACTTTCGATAAATCGGCCAATCCCGCTACCAAAAACGGGGTTGAGCTGGGAAGAAAATTATTTTATGAAGGCAGGCTATCCAGAAACAATACGATTTCATGTGGTTTTTGCCATATCCAGGAAAATGCATTCACCCATCATGGGCATACCGTTAGCCATGGCGTAGATGATAGAATCGGAATCCGGAATGCACCACCTATTCAAAATATGGCTTTTTTGAAAAGATATATGTGGGATGGAGTAATTCATAATTTGAATGAACAGCCTATCAGCCCGATCACTGATGTGAATGAAATGGACAGTTCTATACCGGAAGCTATTTCAAAAATAAAAGGTGATCAGAAATATAAAAATCTTTTCAAAGCAGCTTACGGAGACGAAACTATTACAGGTGAAAGAATTTTAAAAGCATTATCACAGTTTATGGCTTCATTGATATCAGCCGATTCAAAATATGACAGATTCCGGCAGGGGAGGGAGCAGCTGACCTCAGAAGAATCCCAGGGGATGGCATTGTTCAGTCAGAAGTGTGCTTCCTGTCACAGTGGAGAACTGTTCACTGATGAAAGTTTCAGAAATACCGGAATGTATTATAATACTGAATTTAAAGATGCAGGGCGCTACCGTGTGACACTTGATCAGGTTGACTGGATGAAATTCAGGGTGCCAAGTTTAAGAAATGTAGAATATACTGCTCCTTATATGCATGACGGAAGATTTTACACCTTAGATGCAGTACTCAATTTCTATTCGGATCAGGTGGAAGATAATACCAATCTGGACCCGCAGCTTAAGAAAAACGGACATATAGGAATTGCAATGAACAGCCAGGAAAAACAACGTATTGTCACCTTTCTGAAAACACTGTCTGATAAAAATTTTATATCCAATCCAAAATTTGCAGAATAA
- a CDS encoding transporter — MKKIIIIISLVLFNLSHAGTIIDSAYISQNYHNRIEFDDDCDACGCAAGNGSSGFESLLNPQFVGIKYFAQHYKAKENLFVKDLTQDQYFNTLQLWGKIPVAKKLSVYASLPFHFHEKKTMQGDIRINGIGDLNLMGIYQLISSKNNFHQLNGGLGVKVPLGKFDEKGISGVNPSFQLGTGSWDYQAALNYKFQKNKIAVLVNTDYTIKTENKKNYHFGNQWNYAATGFYQITGNEKTNFSAKTGFQGEVYAQNKQFGEGLPNTAGSALYGKLGFEASYRKFSLGSEVMLPVYSHLAGGDIEARSRFSIFLNIGI; from the coding sequence ATGAAGAAGATCATTATAATCATAAGCCTGGTTTTATTTAATCTCAGTCACGCTGGAACTATTATAGACAGTGCTTATATCTCTCAGAATTATCATAATAGAATAGAATTTGATGACGATTGTGATGCATGTGGTTGTGCCGCAGGAAACGGGTCATCCGGATTTGAGTCTTTATTGAATCCACAGTTTGTCGGGATTAAATACTTTGCTCAGCATTACAAAGCAAAAGAGAATTTATTTGTAAAAGATCTTACTCAGGATCAGTATTTCAATACCCTTCAGCTATGGGGGAAAATTCCGGTGGCGAAAAAACTGAGCGTCTATGCAAGTCTGCCATTTCACTTTCATGAAAAAAAGACGATGCAGGGAGATATCAGAATCAATGGAATCGGAGATCTGAATCTGATGGGAATCTATCAGCTTATAAGTTCTAAAAATAATTTTCATCAGTTGAATGGAGGATTGGGAGTCAAAGTTCCTTTAGGGAAATTTGATGAAAAAGGAATATCAGGAGTCAATCCGAGTTTTCAGTTGGGAACAGGAAGCTGGGATTATCAGGCAGCTTTGAATTATAAATTTCAAAAAAATAAAATAGCCGTACTGGTGAATACAGATTATACTATTAAGACGGAAAATAAAAAGAATTACCATTTTGGGAATCAGTGGAACTATGCGGCAACCGGGTTTTATCAGATTACAGGAAATGAAAAGACTAACTTTTCTGCGAAGACAGGATTTCAGGGAGAAGTATATGCCCAAAACAAACAGTTTGGAGAAGGCTTACCCAATACTGCCGGAAGTGCACTGTATGGAAAACTGGGATTTGAAGCGTCTTATAGAAAGTTCAGCCTGGGAAGCGAAGTGATGCTTCCTGTATATAGCCACCTTGCAGGAGGGGATATTGAAGCCAGATCGCGTTTCAGTATTTTCCTGAACATCGGAATTTAA
- a CDS encoding T9SS type A sorting domain-containing protein, producing MKNNLLVRKHALKAGMSALFLFLMSTMSYAQITKIYASSQTSQVFGVCIGCGVLNPLNAIGSNEDDYSTLQVSIGLLARTEQTLIFPSSNINNNTNKLVIGIGSNGTPLSAQVLGGVSIETFNGDVSNNDYQNLNNNILQLGGTDPSKGEIELTMNIPFDRIKINVNSGLLNLGGELRVYYAYQYKDPFINFMAYNQDGQFTLDKNVAAEGSEVSLTNTSGKEVFRSKLKSNTFETKQPGGIYIMTLQTKEGKSYSRKIIIK from the coding sequence ATGAAAAACAATTTATTAGTGAGAAAGCATGCACTCAAAGCAGGTATGTCAGCTTTATTCTTATTTCTGATGAGCACAATGTCTTATGCTCAGATTACCAAAATCTATGCAAGCAGTCAAACCAGTCAGGTATTCGGAGTATGTATAGGTTGTGGAGTTCTGAATCCACTCAATGCCATCGGAAGCAATGAGGATGATTATTCTACACTGCAGGTTTCAATCGGGTTATTGGCAAGAACAGAACAGACCCTGATCTTCCCAAGCAGCAATATCAATAATAATACAAATAAACTTGTTATTGGAATTGGATCGAACGGAACTCCTTTATCCGCACAGGTTCTTGGCGGAGTTTCTATTGAAACATTTAACGGAGACGTATCCAACAACGACTACCAGAATCTTAACAATAATATCCTGCAACTTGGAGGTACGGATCCTAGCAAGGGAGAAATTGAACTTACGATGAATATTCCTTTTGACCGTATTAAAATCAATGTAAATTCAGGTCTTCTTAATTTAGGCGGTGAGCTTAGGGTTTACTACGCTTACCAATACAAAGACCCTTTTATCAACTTCATGGCCTATAATCAGGACGGTCAGTTTACTCTTGACAAAAATGTTGCGGCAGAAGGTTCAGAGGTCAGCTTAACGAATACTTCAGGAAAAGAAGTGTTCCGTTCCAAATTGAAATCAAATACTTTTGAAACGAAACAGCCTGGAGGTATATACATCATGACACTTCAGACGAAGGAAGGAAAATCTTACTCTCGTAAAATTATTATTAAATAA
- a CDS encoding T9SS type A sorting domain-containing protein, producing the protein MKFNLPLGNQFSFKAGLMSLFLFSATTLSFAQNRIYAHAQSSGVFGVACLGCRVDNPLNAVGSNEDDYSTMVLGTVLLGGIQQTLLFPDLRSDTRLVVGIGTDNIPLSVQLLSGVTLETMNGGTSNDDRRTIDVSLLKLGATPNRGIVEFKPDKPYDGIRIGLTGGVLSLGGGFRIYYAYQDPLINIMAFSQSGQVTLDGNVPLEGSEVALTNTSGKEVFRSTLKSKTFDSKQPEGVYFMTVKTKEGKMYSRKIIVK; encoded by the coding sequence ATGAAATTTAATTTACCTTTGGGAAATCAATTCTCTTTTAAAGCAGGATTAATGTCTTTATTTCTATTCTCTGCCACTACCCTTTCATTTGCACAGAATAGAATTTATGCTCACGCTCAAAGCTCGGGTGTATTTGGAGTAGCATGCCTAGGATGCCGTGTAGACAACCCTCTCAATGCTGTAGGAAGTAATGAAGACGATTATTCAACAATGGTATTGGGAACTGTACTTTTAGGAGGAATTCAGCAAACTTTACTTTTTCCGGATCTGAGATCCGACACAAGACTGGTTGTAGGTATTGGAACTGATAATATTCCTTTATCTGTACAATTACTAAGTGGTGTGACGCTGGAAACTATGAACGGAGGAACTTCCAACGATGACCGCAGAACAATAGATGTAAGTCTTCTGAAGCTGGGAGCTACACCTAACAGAGGTATTGTAGAATTTAAACCGGATAAACCTTATGACGGAATCAGAATTGGATTGACCGGCGGAGTACTCAGCCTTGGGGGTGGGTTCAGAATATACTATGCTTACCAGGATCCATTAATTAATATAATGGCATTCAGCCAGAGCGGACAAGTTACTCTGGATGGAAACGTTCCTTTGGAAGGCTCTGAGGTTGCTCTTACCAATACATCTGGAAAAGAAGTATTCCGTTCTACGCTGAAATCAAAAACTTTTGATTCTAAACAGCCTGAAGGGGTTTATTTCATGACCGTTAAAACCAAAGAAGGAAAAATGTACTCACGTAAAATTATTGTTAAATAA
- the rpsT gene encoding 30S ribosomal protein S20: MANHKSALKRIRQNETRRLRNRYYHKTARTALKTLRNEENKAAATEQLPKVIALLDKLAKKNIIHKNKAANLKSKLTKHVNKLA, encoded by the coding sequence ATGGCAAATCATAAATCAGCTCTAAAGAGAATTAGACAAAACGAAACTAGAAGACTTCGTAACAGATATTATCACAAGACTGCTAGAACAGCATTGAAGACCTTAAGAAATGAGGAGAACAAAGCTGCTGCTACAGAACAGTTGCCAAAAGTTATCGCTTTATTGGATAAATTAGCTAAGAAAAATATTATCCACAAAAACAAAGCAGCTAACTTGAAAAGCAAATTAACAAAGCACGTTAATAAATTAGCGTAA
- a CDS encoding N-acetylmuramoyl-L-alanine amidase encodes MHKQNFKIILSFLLILISNFVFSQKKFTIVLDAGHGGSDHGANRTYSDIGRIAEKDITLAITLKVGAMLEKNRDFKVIYTRKIDEYPSLSDRTNLANRSKADLFVSIHCNSAQRPTAYGTETYVQGPNQNNENLEVAKRENDVIFLDEKDKQTFGSYNPDSPESLIALKLQQSKYLESSLLLGGLVEDNFVNKDKRFSRGVFQKNLHVLRMNAMPSVLIETGFINHPEESHYIASEKGQEEIAESIYNAIIDYKKAVDRKSGGSVAIKKQEPEKPAEAPLKNDFRILLMSSPTKFNENDPALKGLNYILTIKENGQYKYYYAVTNMASVKDINLKTAKDAGFRNAFAVGFMPNQRISMGYYTIEVYSGDKLNGNSYILQNLKDVEREKDNGVFYYTYGKVYTLEDAAKLQKELEAKGIKNTVIQKVYK; translated from the coding sequence ATGCACAAACAAAATTTTAAAATAATTTTATCATTTCTCCTTATCCTGATCAGCAACTTTGTATTCTCTCAAAAGAAGTTTACAATCGTTCTGGATGCGGGACACGGAGGAAGTGATCATGGAGCCAACAGGACTTATTCTGACATTGGAAGGATTGCTGAAAAAGACATTACACTCGCTATTACCTTAAAAGTGGGGGCAATGTTGGAGAAAAACAGAGATTTCAAAGTAATATACACCCGTAAGATCGATGAATATCCTTCTCTATCCGACAGAACGAACCTGGCTAACAGAAGTAAAGCAGATCTTTTCGTATCCATTCACTGTAATTCTGCACAAAGACCTACAGCCTATGGTACGGAAACTTATGTTCAGGGACCCAACCAAAACAATGAGAACCTTGAAGTGGCAAAACGGGAAAATGACGTGATTTTTCTGGATGAAAAAGATAAACAGACCTTCGGGTCTTATAATCCCGACTCTCCGGAATCTTTGATTGCCCTAAAACTTCAGCAAAGCAAATATCTGGAATCCAGTCTTCTTCTGGGAGGATTGGTAGAAGATAATTTTGTGAATAAAGACAAAAGATTTTCCAGAGGTGTTTTTCAGAAGAACCTTCACGTTCTCCGTATGAATGCCATGCCTTCTGTACTGATAGAAACCGGATTCATTAATCATCCGGAAGAAAGTCATTATATTGCCTCCGAAAAAGGCCAGGAAGAAATTGCTGAAAGTATTTATAATGCAATCATTGATTACAAAAAAGCGGTCGACAGAAAATCCGGCGGATCTGTTGCAATAAAAAAACAGGAACCTGAAAAACCGGCAGAAGCTCCTCTGAAAAACGATTTCAGAATACTATTGATGAGCTCTCCTACAAAGTTTAACGAAAATGATCCCGCTCTTAAAGGGTTAAATTATATCCTGACTATCAAAGAGAACGGACAATACAAATATTACTATGCGGTCACCAATATGGCCTCTGTAAAAGATATCAACCTTAAGACAGCCAAAGATGCAGGATTCAGAAATGCTTTTGCGGTAGGATTTATGCCAAATCAGAGAATCAGCATGGGATATTATACGATAGAAGTCTACTCCGGAGACAAACTGAATGGCAACTCTTACATTCTTCAAAACCTGAAAGACGTGGAAAGAGAAAAAGACAATGGAGTGTTTTATTATACGTATGGGAAAGTATATACCCTGGAAGACGCTGCAAAACTTCAAAAAGAGCTTGAAGCTAAAGGCATCAAAAACACGGTGATACAAAAAGTATATAAATAA
- a CDS encoding putative LPS assembly protein LptD, which yields MAKTVLKNILQILIILIFNNFLAQKTPEKLPKNAVNDTISKKDTIVVKKETLDDILHTKADDQRRDVPKRMTFLNKNAQVKYQDMQIDADYISIDDNKNLIYARGKQDSLGKIIAPVITTQAGKKYETTEFNYNTKTKQAIAFNARTEESEGVIIAQKTKKYNDSVFAMVRADYTTDDYFIKKKDTAADYFMRAYNIKLIKTKNKSQIVTGPIQMFIEQVPTPLYLPFAILPFSAKRAAGILIPSFGEREDVGFFLNGIGYYQPIGEHFDLKVLADIYTKGSWNLRPQMNYQKKYRYSGNFNADIGTVVRGIKGLDDYTKNSTYRINWTHAQDSKANPFLTFSASVDVVSTKFYNNPLNNNYIFNQNVLNTQQNSTVTLTKRFLKLPVTITGTASYSQNFATGLADLRLPQMNVAVNQFYLFKSKTGVRQGLIENITVNTGFNLTNFVNTKENELFTKEMWDKMQTGLKNNIAIATNTTLAKYFTFSLSANVDNALTTKTLNRFYDPVNNVTVDQINKQFTGYSTFSTTASLQTTLYGMMKFKKGAAIEAVRHMMTPSIGFTYSPDFSSPNFGYYRNYYNANGALTPYSIFEKGIIGSPSSGMVGALGFNIGNNIEMKVKSKSDSTGAKKIKIFESLGLSGSYNFAAKDHPWSILSINGQSSFFNNKLTVNTSLALEPYRIAFTPGQDTGVRTEQFGHFSVQGFNVQLSYPLSSEIFGEKTDYAKKYSTKGEVRNESYYFDDDNYAHFDQAWTLNISANYAYSKGLSRLANKIASVGLDGSIKLTPYWNITGSTHFDMVTKDLAYTRIGFSRDQRSFTINFNWVPFGQYKVYDFFIGIKANILSDALKYKDRSFTQPNTPF from the coding sequence TTGGCCAAAACCGTCCTCAAAAATATATTACAAATTTTAATTATCCTAATTTTTAACAATTTTTTAGCACAGAAAACTCCTGAAAAATTGCCTAAAAATGCGGTTAATGATACTATTTCCAAAAAGGATACCATAGTTGTAAAAAAAGAAACTTTGGATGATATTCTTCATACAAAAGCTGATGATCAGCGAAGAGATGTCCCCAAAAGAATGACATTCCTTAACAAGAATGCCCAGGTAAAATATCAGGATATGCAGATTGATGCAGATTATATCTCCATTGATGATAATAAAAACCTGATCTATGCCCGTGGAAAGCAAGACTCCCTCGGTAAAATTATTGCTCCTGTGATTACCACTCAGGCAGGTAAAAAGTACGAAACTACTGAGTTTAACTATAATACCAAAACCAAACAGGCAATTGCTTTCAATGCCAGAACGGAAGAAAGTGAAGGGGTAATTATTGCGCAGAAAACAAAAAAATATAATGATTCGGTGTTCGCGATGGTAAGAGCGGATTATACGACGGATGATTATTTCATTAAGAAAAAAGATACAGCTGCGGATTACTTTATGAGAGCTTACAATATTAAGCTTATTAAAACCAAAAACAAATCTCAAATCGTTACAGGGCCTATTCAGATGTTTATAGAGCAGGTTCCTACACCTCTTTATCTGCCGTTTGCTATTTTACCATTTTCGGCTAAAAGAGCTGCCGGTATTCTGATTCCGAGTTTCGGAGAAAGGGAAGATGTAGGGTTTTTCCTTAATGGAATAGGTTACTATCAGCCGATTGGAGAACATTTTGACCTTAAAGTGTTAGCAGATATCTATACGAAAGGAAGCTGGAACCTTAGACCGCAAATGAACTATCAGAAAAAGTACCGCTATTCAGGAAATTTTAATGCAGATATCGGAACGGTAGTAAGAGGGATCAAAGGATTGGATGACTATACCAAAAACAGTACCTATAGAATCAACTGGACGCATGCACAGGACTCGAAAGCTAATCCTTTCCTTACATTCAGTGCTTCGGTAGATGTTGTGAGTACGAAATTTTATAATAATCCGCTTAACAACAATTATATTTTCAACCAGAATGTGTTGAATACCCAGCAAAACTCAACGGTAACCCTTACCAAAAGATTTTTGAAGCTGCCTGTTACCATTACCGGGACGGCATCTTATTCTCAGAACTTTGCAACAGGACTTGCTGATCTTCGTCTTCCACAGATGAACGTAGCGGTAAATCAGTTCTATCTGTTTAAGTCGAAAACAGGAGTAAGACAGGGGCTTATTGAAAATATTACAGTAAATACAGGGTTTAACCTGACCAATTTTGTGAATACTAAGGAAAATGAGCTGTTTACAAAGGAAATGTGGGATAAAATGCAGACCGGACTTAAAAATAATATCGCTATTGCTACCAATACCACTCTGGCAAAATATTTCACATTCAGCTTAAGTGCTAATGTTGACAACGCTTTGACCACGAAAACACTGAACAGATTTTATGATCCTGTAAATAATGTTACCGTAGATCAGATTAATAAGCAGTTTACAGGTTATTCAACATTCTCTACCACAGCAAGTCTTCAGACTACGCTATATGGGATGATGAAGTTTAAAAAAGGAGCAGCAATAGAAGCGGTAAGACATATGATGACTCCGAGTATCGGGTTTACCTATTCTCCGGATTTCTCAAGTCCTAATTTCGGATATTACAGAAACTATTACAATGCAAACGGAGCGCTTACCCCTTATTCTATTTTTGAAAAAGGAATTATAGGAAGCCCTTCAAGTGGAATGGTTGGAGCTTTAGGTTTCAATATCGGAAATAATATTGAAATGAAAGTAAAGTCTAAAAGTGATTCTACAGGAGCGAAGAAGATCAAAATTTTTGAGTCTTTAGGTCTTTCAGGAAGCTACAACTTTGCGGCTAAAGATCACCCTTGGTCTATCCTTAGTATCAACGGACAATCTTCTTTCTTTAATAATAAACTTACTGTAAATACGAGTCTTGCTCTTGAGCCTTATAGAATTGCTTTCACACCTGGACAGGATACAGGAGTAAGAACAGAACAGTTCGGGCACTTTAGTGTACAGGGATTCAACGTACAGCTATCATATCCTTTAAGCAGTGAAATCTTTGGAGAAAAGACAGACTATGCTAAGAAATATTCTACAAAAGGAGAGGTGAGGAATGAAAGTTATTATTTTGATGATGATAATTATGCTCATTTCGACCAGGCATGGACTTTGAATATCAGTGCGAATTATGCCTATTCCAAAGGGCTTAGTAGACTTGCAAATAAAATAGCCTCTGTAGGGCTTGACGGAAGCATTAAACTGACTCCTTACTGGAATATAACCGGAAGTACTCACTTTGACATGGTAACAAAAGATCTTGCATATACCAGAATTGGTTTCTCAAGAGATCAGCGAAGTTTTACCATCAATTTCAACTGGGTTCCATTCGGACAGTATAAGGTGTATGACTTCTTTATAGGGATCAAAGCCAATATCTTAAGTGATGCTCTGAAGTATAAAGACAGAAGTTTTACCCAGCCGAATACACCTTTCTAA
- a CDS encoding RidA family protein: MKQIINTVNAPAAIGPYSQANMANGVLYISGQIPVDPATGKLVEGIEKETHQVMKNLEAILTEAGMTFKNVVKATIFLKSMDDFAVMNDIYASYLDAESYPARETVQVSCLPKNVDIEISMIAHQD, translated from the coding sequence ATGAAACAAATAATCAACACAGTTAATGCACCTGCAGCTATCGGTCCTTATTCACAAGCTAATATGGCAAACGGAGTTTTATATATCTCCGGACAGATTCCTGTAGATCCTGCAACTGGTAAATTGGTAGAGGGAATTGAAAAAGAAACGCACCAGGTAATGAAAAACCTTGAAGCAATTCTTACAGAAGCGGGAATGACTTTTAAAAATGTTGTAAAAGCTACGATCTTCCTTAAGAGTATGGATGATTTTGCAGTGATGAATGATATTTATGCCTCTTATTTAGATGCAGAAAGCTATCCGGCACGTGAAACGGTTCAGGTTTCTTGCCTGCCTAAGAACGTGGATATCGAAATTTCTATGATCGCACATCAGGATTAA